The window gtttttccctcggactcagcgatcgatcccacctctaccgcctcaaggacagtgtccttgagtttcagactctggatcgggggatacaactggggacgatgactagtacctcgcccaggcggccacagctgctatgctgaacaggggcctttgtgggggatggaatattgtaagggatagacaaggaagaggtaaggaagcggccatggccttaagttaggtacaatcccagcatttgcctggagaagaagtaggaaaccacgtacaaccacttccaggatggctgaggtgggaatcgaacgcatttctactcagttgacctcccgaggttgagtggacgcagttccagccctcgtaccacttttcaaatttcgtggcagagccgggaatcgaacccgggcctccaggggtggcagcaaatcatactaaccattacaccacagaggtggacaacacTATAATTACTATTCAAAATTCTTGACATAATCCTACTGACCTTAAGACATTTATAATGAGCACCTCACTAATGAGAAGATTATTCCCCTACCTTTGGAAATTAGCTGTTGTCCGCGCAATCCGAAAGACAAGTAGCCTTAAAGTAAAAAATAGCATTGATGGACTAAGAATAAGAGGCAAGTAACTGTCTTAAATCTACTAGATCTCAGTAAGGCTTTCGACTGTATTGACAGGCGTTCTACAAGGAAATCTGTAAAACAAACATTTTTCAAATAGTGtgctatcctggatgtattccgatCTCTCAGGTCACGAAGAATGCATTTCAGTAGGTAACAATTTCTCTTCTGGGTGAATATTGAGGATGGAATACCACAGAGttccatagtagtagtagtagtttcttcATAGTATTGcaccgaacgagttggtcgtgcggttagtgtcgcgcagctgtgagcttgcattcgggagattgtgggttcgaatcccactgtcggcttccctgaagatggttttccgtggtttcccattttcacattagactggggctgtaccttaatcaagaccacgggcactacctttccaatcctagccctttcccacctttCCGTCGTCAGAAACCTTCGATGTTTTCGTGCGACGTTAAATTAGTACTAAAAAAAGATTACCTCGAGTAATAAGACGCATAAACTATCATATGTACACAAACAATCTACAAATTTAGGCACATGCTCACCATATATACCGTTacaaatgatattaaaaaaagACTTGAGACTCACATATCAATGGACTGATGACCACACTCTTAAGGAGAATGCACTGAAATTACTAAACATTCTGATAGGTATTAATGATGCTCAAGGACGTATTCATGGAATCCATATTCAACCAATAGTACTCAATGGAACCACTATAATTTCAAGACACAATAAAAGGCCTGGGATTTCTTATAAACTAACATCTCAATTATTATAATGAGCATATCGTAAATTTATGTCCATTCTatgaaaatttcaagaaaattattgCCATTAAAAGTAAGGAAATTACTAGAGCAAGGATGTATAATTCCCATCTTAAATTAGTGTGCCGTAGTTTACAACAGCCTGAGCACACCACGTTCCACCAAACTTCATCGGGACCATCATGCCCTTCGATCATATCACCCCAGCGTTCTCCGAGCGGTGGTATCTTCACACTGTCAGCATCTTACAAGCCCACAAACGAGATCATATGTAATGTATTCTCATTCGTCGATCAGGTAGCTACAGGAGGCCTGAGTCATTCAATATTTCCACAACCTGCACCTAGAACTCCCTACCTGTTAACATTAGGAGCATGTCAAATATATTACACTTCAATAAGCAAAACTaatcagaaaattaatataaaataagtGTTAAAACTACTTTATACACTAagtaaccctcaagcacacgcgccagatcttaggacgcagacacacgcgtgggggtgcttcccaccccacatatcattgtattgtaaaatatgaattactgtattaattggagattttaagatggattatgtaagaatgactctttctacAGGGATCCAGGCAGAaaagtacaagagcggggagagcacaggaaagttatttgtacatttcactaggaaataaaatgacgtggggtggattccaccccatacgcgtgtgtttgagggttaaaacaCTCCGTTATAAGATCAATATCGCTATAATAACCTACTTGTAAGTTTATTCTGAGTAAAATGATCACTTATTTCAAATGTAGGTGAATGTATGGTTGGACAGAACAGCAGgattcatagcctgagtcccacaATGTAAAATAAGATATTTAATTAAATAACTAGAGAATATGCCTCTGCTGGcaggatatagtgtttacagtgcactatgtcttctggtatgggctagaataaatttgttactttcattgacctgtctcagtctcatccttggctttgacaatatgaaagtgaccgaggtatgagcgatgccagtaatgccattccttatgcagccagttcctgttaagaatggtgtgaaaatatcgctcatagggtcggttggtccatgcatttcagtgggcgtggcagactaatatgcaatagcaacctctggctcagtgaggaaagcaacgggaaactacctcactcctcacttccctagtatacctcttcagtgacacctagggtatctatgacagctgttgatggagctgtagaggatcaaaccagccttcgggctgaatacccaacatacatacactagAGAGTTGATAGAAATCTTGTTGCTAACAGGATAACTATGACACAGGTAACTATGTCAGGTTATCTGCTCTTACCTTACAAATAAAAAGCAGGCTTCGGATTTTACATGACAATTAACGTAAAGTTTCACTATAAGCTACGAGATGTACACTTTTATGTGCTATCGTACTACTAGAACATGACGTTCTCCGTAGTCATTCACTTCATATCCCCCAAAAGGAGACTTTCCACACGTAGGTGTATTTATCGACCATCAAGTGTCTGTTAAATTAACTTTTCGTTTCTTTCCGCAGTTGGTAGCCGTCGTCGCTCTGTTCGTCGTCTGCGTGGCAGGGCAGGGATATCGCGGTCAAGGTGCTGCTGGTCGTCAGGACTTACCTGTAAGGGAGGACTATGGTAGTGGCCGCAACATGGCAGGACTTCAGGGTTCTGGAGCGTTTGAAATCCAGCAGGGAGAAAACAAGTACAAGTCCCGTATCTACACTGAACCTGAATACTATGGTTATGAGTCTGTCTTCCCTGGCGGCCGAGCTAACTACAAGGGATACAAATCTTCTCCTGATGCAAGTAAGTACCAGACATGAAATGTTACATTAAACTAAAGAGGTTTTCAAGGACCCTGAAAAGTATGCGCTGACCATGATCTCACAATCTGCCTCCAACTAATGTTATTTTGTGGTGTTTGGATTCAATTCTCGTGAACACCAAGTTGCCGAAGGTTTTTAACTCGTGAGGGGTCGCGTCTTtttgtttcaaccatttctgtttattttgatcaatccttccgcgaacactgtttattacacttcctacccctcagtacctttcaatggactcgtccacacttctgtcacaccacagttatccctctccactccttcagtggGTGACAAGCTGTCTATCCGGTCATTACGTTTGCACGCGACTCCTCACTTTAGCCTACCTGTCTCTGTTCTATTCAACCATACGCGACTTATGgcgtagacttatttataatgcgGAAAGTGCACTGTTATCGTTCATTGTTGAGTATAGGGAGAAGTAGCATTGTCTAGATGCGTGTTAAATGAAATTTgaacatcattttaaaagtattttccgaaaacagaacttgaatttttattttcaacttcgtcagaaaaaggcaatctcattattataattattatgttaaaagtgtttgtgtttaaatagtattatattattgtaacaataaatagcgTATTAAGTGAGCGATTGGTGTTTAATTGACTTCTGATCGAATCGACCGTAAGCGACTCATGACGTTACACTCAGCACGCGACAACTCGCTAGTTAAGCAGTCATGTTCCCCATCATTTTCTTTATTTAGCCAATGAACGAGTTCATTTAGGTTTCGTTAGAGGAATACTTTGCTCTGGATGTAGTGGGGCATGCGGTTCAAATGTCTTACCTAACGCAATATTCTGGTTTTTAGATTTCGTACAATGTGGGGTTGGTTTAACAAATCATGAACATTTTGGTTCTTCCTGTGCCTCCAAGCTATCTCAACCCACGTAAGTCCAAAGATCTTTCGAAGATCGCTCGAAGATCATCAGTTTATCTCCGTCACTTTCTGTCACTCCTAGGGTCTTTAATCCTTGTGAACATAAAACTAACTGAAGTATAAGAGTCAACTGTTCTAATGTTAAAGGGAAATTTGAATGACTCGAAGTGGCTCAGATTCAAGAATGACTCTTCTTATTTTATTTTGCATAGTAAGTGCATTGTAATTTTGggactgtgaaagcatcaatggcaactcgCATTTTCTGTCATGACTAATGTTTGTAGTTAAGAGTGAAATGTCTGTTACTTGTGCCCCACCTACAAGCTATCGTGACTTCTCGTCAGATGCAGATAGTATTTTGAGAACAAGAATTAACGACTCCTTATAATGCATGTACATTGTATGGGAGGTGATTGTGGATGTGTTGGGAATCCATCTAGCTTTCGGTGTAACGACTCAACATACACATAATCTAATTCTCTTAAACATCCAACGCACTGTCTAGTATAGGTTCCAGTAACTTCAATTCATAGCTAACGGATCAGTGTTTTAATAGAAGATTTGTTTTACACTCTCACTAATGATGATACAGTGATAATGGAAGTAAATACTTGTATCTCATAATAGCAATAAGGTACTTGAGATATCTTGAAGGAAATCATTCTAATGAGCCTGGACTACAGCAATCTAACGCACAAAAGATAATTTTTATCGATTATTTCATTCTTTGTTCCAATTGAAAGTGTCGTAGGAGCTATGAGTATATATAATGTCTAAATCTGGAGACTTAAATAATGAGAAATACGACACAAATATTTGTTTAAGCACCACTTACATATTAGTCTGTTATTTAGATGCTGATCGAATGCTGGATGTAACTGCGTACTTATTGTAAATCTTTGTACATATAAAATACTATCTAGGCGACTGTAAATTAATTGACTACATTTCGGTGAATTAATAGAGCAAGGTTGTTCTACCTTCGATTACAAGTGAGCCTATGTACTGGAGGACTGATTATTAAATCTAACAAGCACCCACATGTTCTGGGTGGATATTCCAATACCAATAATTCAATAATTCTTAATATTAACTCTTCTGTGTGACAACAATTCAGCGTTCAGCGATGGGCTGTCTAAAGGCGGTATAGGCATCTGGAAGAACGTGGGTGCTCTCCGCTTTCAGGGAGTCGAAAACTGTAAGAGAGGGATTTCACTAGTGGGGAGGTATATACCCACGGTTTTCTCAGCTTGagaagaaatgaacaccaggtTCATGCCTGTCGGATAGAACGAACCATTCTCTCTCACCTATTGCAGATTAAGTACATTGAAATAATTCACCTTCCTCTCTCCAAGGGACTAATACTCCTGTAAGTTGATAGATTTGACTGTGTTATATTATTCCATGTTAGCAAGGTTACTAATTATTAAGTTCATTCTAGCTAAAATTCAACGACATTTGATTGCACTACGCGTCCTCTAAGTTTCCCAATAATATATCATTTATTTGTAGAACTAATATGCAATGATAATTTTTAAGCGTATTTCACCCTTTTTAACATTTAACTCTCACGAGTTTCGTATCACATCTCGCTCGAAATGCAAATCTGTTAGATAATTGTATGTATATTATTTCAAATTCAACCAAACTTCTGCAGAACTTCTTCTGACGATGCAGTTTTGTCATTTCAACACGAGGTGGTATTCTTTAGCAATGAAGGCAGCGCAAggtctgacaataaacatcgggGGGAGTTTCTAAGTGGTAGTACAATTGTGCTTTAattacacatttactataattaatAGACTAAGAACTGAATAATGAACAATTTAATAAGGAgtatgcattgattcagagagctcgcattttctgtcacgactaatgtttgtagctaagagtgtaagtatctgttactcgtgccgtataTATAGctgtaccttattttgactgtgaTTCCGAGCCTTCTATTTTGCTTCAACAACTGTCTTCTGTCTTCCAACAAGGAAGGTGTAAGGAAAGCACAGCGGAATGATACCTTAGATGTTGCACTGAATAATGATGAGTGTGACTTTCATAAAGATAGTGAAGATGAGTCTGGAGTAAATGAAGCCGTAAAAAGATCTTGTGGAGTTAAGTTGCAGTAAAAGAGCCAACAGACAATAATATTTACTTCCTTTCTACAATTATCCAGCAAATTTGTCAGTAGTTTTAAATATAAGTCATCCAATAACGCAGGTCTGCTTCATCCATGGTCAAAATATCCAGAAGAACCTGGGTTATAAAAATGCGTAAGGAGGAATAAAagttaaaataattttatatactTGCCACCGGAAAGCGAAGAGACTGCAGTATACTTACGTATTTGTACACATTCAAATTTGTCAAACCTTGAAAATAATGTTGTtttaagtacattatattttatgtAGAGTATCTGATAGCAGTTTTAAACAAGGCCAATTAAATTCTGTGACTGAACTGTTAATTTTCTTATGTTAGTCATCGTAAGTCATATAGTACGTTTTCATTAACACTTATTTAAAATGAAATCTTTACTTGTGTATTCCCATAAGTCGGTtataaaaatggtaaaatgaaTTCTGACGAAGACTGGATTGTAATATTCTTATTTGAGTACGGTATACATATTCCCTGGCAGATAGGCTTGTGAATGCTGTACAAAGATAGATAAAGAAACCTTAGCAAGAACCTGAGATATTAGCTATGAAAACAATCATATTCTGACTGCAATATCACATGATATCGTTGTTTGTTGACAGGTGCATTTGGCGAACGCGGCAACAGGGAGAACCTAGAAATGTCCCGTTCTGACAGTCGTTCCAACCCCAGCTCCCGCGGCCGCTACTGACCTGCCAGTTTCCTCCATTCTGTGATCTTCTGATATTAAAAATCTAGTGTTTACTTTTAAGTTAGTTTTATTTTTCTTAATGCAGTGAATAAATTCGTATTTCAATAGCAAAAACTATGCCATCTCATATCTATTTTACCTCCCTCCCAACAATAGTAGAATGCTAACTGTAGTGTAGAAGACAGTTGTGTTATAATTTTCACTTTACTGACTCTCTCTCTTTGGCACAATGAAGGGTTCATTCGCAAAACCAGACAAGTACAAAAAAAACTTTTTGAGATAAATAACTTACATCTCTTTTCTGCCCAAGGCTAGCTCTACGTATGGACATTACTGCTGTCCGTAAAAAGGAGACAGATCAGGTTATATACGTGTGTGAATTATTGGGGATTTTATAAAAATTAAGACAAGTCCAACGTCTTTCCCCCAAACACCATACTGGTCCTTGGGTCCGTCTTGTGTTTGCAGAATATTTCGAAGGTGTGTGTGATAATGTACCTTCCCCACTCCCAGCCACGTGTTACGTGCAAATTTACAAGTCATTATCTGAGTAGCGTTCGAAGAATGCGGCTAATTTCTGCTGTTTGGTTTCGTATTCACATCCACGACATTAACCAATGCATTATACTAATCCTGATGAGTGGCCTAGGAAACGCAAGACAAAGAAGGAAAAGGAATGCATTATCTACAAGAGAATCAAAACGTACGAGGTGAAGAGCATGTAAACCATGTTGGAAAACGTTTTAGGAAGAGAGCAATTGGTAAAGACTTCAGGTAAGCTGTTCAGTATTATTTATTGTTAATATTATATTGCAGTCTGTTAAGATAAGGACTTTTTGAACCTCATATTGTGCCTTGAGGACCCTGAACATCACCACAACCAAGTCTTTAGTGAGGAACTGGAATCGCACACAGACGATCAAACTACAGAGGAAATTGCTGATATTGATAACGATTGCAATTCTGACGGTTGTGAAAATAATTCATATGGAATGTTTACCATTTAATAATAATCTGTAATTTTTTACGATGTATATTTCACCTATAAGGCGAATAGGCTCACGGTAATTTAATGGTTAATAGATTTGGATATATGAATACTACAAACAGTGAATTTAGTACAGGCATTCATTGGAAAGCAACAAAGGGACCTCCCACTGTCAAGGTTATCCTTAGTACTTGGTTATAGGCAAGTTTGGTTGTGCACTTAAGTCATAAAAGCCTCTAATAAAATTAATGAGCCGCCTGGTTACAACTCTCACTGAAGATTCCAACGAGCAGCCGGAAATATCGGAGCAAAGGAGCCACACCTAGAGTAAAGACGAGGATAGAAGATTGAAAACAAGGATAAAGAGATACCCTACACCCCTTGTCACAGTGGTTCAGTCCAACTTGCACTACGTCAACCGGCCCATAGGCAATATTcaacaaatcaaaacattgaaaaatgTCAACCGTCCAACTGAAGTAATA is drawn from Anabrus simplex isolate iqAnaSimp1 chromosome 1, ASM4041472v1, whole genome shotgun sequence and contains these coding sequences:
- the LOC136866271 gene encoding uncharacterized protein, whose protein sequence is MVSSYTLVAVVALFVVCVAGQGYRGQGAAGRQDLPVREDYGSGRNMAGLQGSGAFEIQQGENKYKSRIYTEPEYYGYESVFPGGRANYKGYKSSPDASAFGERGNRENLEMSRSDSRSNPSSRGRY